A stretch of the Nyctibius grandis isolate bNycGra1 chromosome 13, bNycGra1.pri, whole genome shotgun sequence genome encodes the following:
- the FAM199X gene encoding protein FAM199X — MTEEAYEKFLAPEEPCPLLSHQHPPRGGSLSLSEEGCLDVSDFGCQLSSCHRTDPLHRFHSNRWNLTSCGTSVASSECSEELFSSVSVGDQDDCYSLLDDQEFTSFDLFPEGSVCSDVSSSISTYWDWSDSEFEWQLPGSDITSGSDVLSDVIPSIPSSPCLLPKKKNKHRNLDELPWSAMTNDEQVEYIEYLSRKVSTEMGLREQLDIIKIIDPTAQISPTDSEFIIELNCLTDEKLKQVRNYIKEHGPRQRSARESWKRSSYSCASTSGVSGASASSSSASMVSSASSSGSSVANSASNSSANMSRAHSDSNLSTSAAERIRDSKKRSKQRKLQQKALRKRQLKEQRQARKERLSGLFLNEEVLSLKVTEEDHEGDVDILM, encoded by the exons ATGACCGAGGAGGCGTACGAGAAGTTCCTGGCCCCCGAGGAGCCGTGCCCGCTGCTCTCGCACCAGCACCCGCCGCGGGGCGGCAGCTTGAGCCTGAGCGAGGAGGGCTGCCTGGACGTCAGCGACTTCGGCTGCCAGCTCTCGTCCTGCCACCGCACCGACCCGCTGCACCGCttccactccaacag GTGGAACTTGACGTCTTGCGGAACCAGCGTAGCCAGCTCAGAGTGCAGTGAGGAGCTGTTCTCATCGGTGTCTGTTGGCGATCAAGATGACTGTTACTCTCTGTTGGATGACCAGGAGTTCACCTCTTTTGATTTGTTCCCTGAGGGCAGTGTCTGCAGTGATGTCTCTTCTTCTATCAGCACATACTGGGATTGGTCAGACAGTGAGTTTGAATGGCAG TTGCCTGGCAGCGACATTACAAGTGGGAGTGATGTACTTTCTGATGTTATACCTAGTATTCCGAGCTCTCCTTGTCTGCTTccgaaaaagaaaaacaagcatagGAATCTTGATGAACTTCCGTGGAGTGCAATGACAAATGACGAACAG gttgaatatattgaatatttgAGTCGCAAAGTCAGTACAGAGATGGGCCTTCGAGAGCAACTtgatattattaaaattattgatCCTACTGCTCAGATCTCACCTACAGATAGTGAATTCATTATTGAATTGAACTGTCTCACAGATGAAAAGCTGAAACAG GTGAGAAACTATATCAAGGAACACGGACCTCGTCAACGGTCTGCAAGGGAAAGCTGGAAGAGGAGTAGCTACAGTTGTGCAAGTACCAGTGGTGTGAGCGGTgccagtgccagcagcagcagtgccagcatGGTCAGCTCAGCAAGCAGCAGTGGTTCTAGTGTTGCTAACTCCGCTTCAAACTCGAGTGCCAACATGAGTCGAGCACACAGTGATAGTAATTTGTCCACAAGTGCTGCAGAAAGAATCCGGGATTCAAAA AAACGTTCCAAGCAACGGAAACTACAGCAAAAGGCCTTACGCAAGAGACAGCTGAAAGAACAAAGACAAGCTCGTAAGGAAAGACTGAGTGGATTATTTCTTAATGAAGAAGTGCTCTCTTTAAAAGTGACTGAGGAGGACCATGAAGGAGATGTGGACATTTTAATGTGA
- the COMMD5 gene encoding LOW QUALITY PROTEIN: COMM domain-containing protein 5 (The sequence of the model RefSeq protein was modified relative to this genomic sequence to represent the inferred CDS: inserted 4 bases in 2 codons), producing the protein MAAGAAPARPGXGSSRAPHARSGPAASAAISGRSRDAPQSRGRRGGLLPAPAPPRRDGTAPPAAAEGGRRPXRAAMAAVAAGKAVGAAYGQGESGGGRGGGGFLGPRVPAEVEAMARGVQEVDKETFRRLLKVTVNALEGKDCKESVKLIAESTDLSEEQLAFLISGMYTLLREALRLPLSTFKQEVFKEDLKELRIPEDFIVDFSSIVFGNRRPASEGTALTQGSRLPSVQDLKWRVDVAISTSSLARALQPSILMMMKLSDGTAHRFEVPVAKFQELRYNVALILKEMNDLEKRSILKIQD; encoded by the exons ATGGCGGCGGGAGCGGCTCCGGCGCGGCCCGG GGGCAGCAGCCGAGCGCCTCACGCACGGAGCGGCCCAGCCGCCAGCGCCGCCATCAGCGGCCGGTCCCGGGATGCGCCTCAGTCTCGCGGCCGGCGCGGGGGGCTCCTTCCGGCGCCGGCCCCTCCGCGCCGGGACGGCACAGCGCCCCCTGCCGCGGCGGAGGGCGGACGGCGGCC GCGCGCTGCCATGGCGGCGGTAGCGGCGGGCAAGGCGGTGGGGGCCGCGTACGGGCAGGGCGAGagcggcgggggccgcggcggcggcggcttcCTGGGGCCGCGGGTGCCGGCCGAGGTGGAGGCCATGGCCCGCGGCGTGCAGGAGGTGGACAAGGAGACATTCCGGCGGCTCCTCAAAG TCACTGTTAATGCATTGGAAGGAAAAGACTGCAAGGAATCTGTCAAGCTGATTGCAGAAAGCACTGATCTCTCAGAAGAGCAACTTGCTTTCCTCATTTCTGGCATGTATACCCTTCTCCGAGAAGCGCTGCGACTCCCCTTATCAACTTTCAAACAAGAA GTTTTTAAGGAAGACCTAAAGGAGCTCAG GATACCAGAAGATTTCATCGTGGACTTTTCCAGTATAGTCTTTGGTAACAG GCGTCCTGCTTCCGAAGGCACGGCTCTGACACAAGGAAGTAGACTGCCAAGTGTCCAGGACCTCAAGTGGAGAGTGGATGTAGCTATATCCACAAG ttcACTGGCCCGTGCACTTCAACCGTCCATTCTAATGATGATGAAGCTTTCAGATGGGACAGCTCATCGCTTTGAA GTGCCAGTTGCAAAGTTTCAAGAACTGAGATACAATGTTGCCCTTATACTGAAGGAAATGAAtgatttggagaaaaggagcatACTGAAGATCCAGGACTGA